From Brienomyrus brachyistius isolate T26 chromosome 21, BBRACH_0.4, whole genome shotgun sequence, the proteins below share one genomic window:
- the LOC125716691 gene encoding tumor necrosis factor ligand superfamily member 10-like, producing the protein MNMRSSMQWLALLFLAAILLQTIAVAVSFIYFSSILSTMKETFSKSSISCLMRANLRVEFDLESGKDDPCWRVSEQIHFLIEKTMSGHYEKGISSAVKGEISRVLPYLTMEDQGAPPRPEIAAHVTGGRLAETGRTEGLSTRNVLGQKIPAWESKRGLAFLHNMELHNGELIIPQRGLYYVYSQTYFRHSQPHEEETHEVADGPPSALSGKQMLQYIYKKVASYPSPILLMKNARTTCWSRDAEYGLYSIYQAGVVQLGLGDRLFVSVSNISTVDMDEKSSFFGAFLVS; encoded by the exons ATGAACATGAGGAGTTCGATGCAGTGGCTAGCGTTACTATTTTTAGCAGCTATTCTCCTGCAAACTATCGCGGTGGCTGTTTCGTTTATATACTTCAGCAGCATCTTAAGCACG ATGAAAGAAACGTTTTCAAAAAGCAGCATATCGTGTCTGATGCGGGCAAACCTGAGAGTAGAGTTTGATTTGGAGAGCGGAAAAGATGACCCCTGCTGGCGGGTCTCGGAACAGATTCATTTCCTGATTGAGAAG ACCATGTCTGGCCACTACGAGAAGGGGATATCGTCGGCAGTAAAAG GGGAAATTTCCAGAGTGCTGCCATATTTGACAATGGAGGACCAAGGAGCCCCCCCTCGTCCGGAAATCGCAGCTCACGTCACCGGAGGCCGTTTGGCCGAAACGGGCAGAACAGAGG GTCTGTCCACAAGGAATGTTCTGGGTCAAAAGATACCAGCATGGGAGTCGAAACGAGGCTTGGCGTTCCTGCACAACATGGAGCTGCACAATGGAGAGCTCATCATTCCCCAGAGGGGGCTGTATTACGTCTACTCCCAGACCTACTTCAGGCACTCCCAGCCCCACGAGGAGGAGACGCATGAAGTCGCAGATGGGCCGCCGAGCGCGTTAAGCGGCAAGCAAATGCTGCAGTACATTTACAAGAAGGTGGCATCGTACCCGTCTCCCATCCTGCTCATGAAGAATGCTCGCACCACCTGCTGGTCCCGAGACGCAGAGTACGGCCTCTATTCCATTTACCAGGCCGGCGTTGTTCAGCTCGGTCTTGGCGACCGCCTCTTTGTGTCGGTCAGCAACATTAGCACCGTAGACATGGATGAGAAGTCAAGCTTTTTTGGTGCTTTTTTGGTCAGCTAA
- the LOC125716880 gene encoding E3 ubiquitin-protein ligase MSL2-like — MNPVNATALYVSACRSVLQCDPRDSQSVAELCKLLPFFRQSLSCLVCGNLLQDPIAPTNSTCQHYVCKGCKGQKMVMKPSCSWCKDYEQFEENKQLGILVECYRKLCEYMAGSPLLSQIASEGSPEVLALLKEGFPPTASAAEESQGAAPVALSHSPLPSTSEHQGDHILPEPPVQPQEPVPDVVAGAPNVNGMYGCNGLSMEELTSVAAASPGSMAPAADGRELKPEGFPDGMPVCRAAASEELCSDGIDICSFGEDIKPSGDSLLLTVEEVLRTLEPDTAVEDVLPSGLEPSGDLSRPFTDTRQPSLPLDPGLFASRHPALPPPPPPSGISCSAATPKAARLNRKRSRSESDSEKIQPLPISSIIQGPPLAAAAPVSVKREPSKVLAQPVAAVPNGGPPKVSKTLLVSNKGIKKNPDHGPKKAYTKVKQGVPKTKDKTKDRLPGANLIPGSPTKVVYKKPQEKKGCKCGRATQNPSVLTCRGQRCPCYSNRKACLDCICRGCQNSYMANGEKKLEAFAVPEKALEQTRLTLGINVTSIAVRSAGTSSGVLNMAAGSPVPSFLAASPHEDKGYDETLDMRFDC, encoded by the exons ATGAACCCGGTGAATGCCACCGCTCTGTACGTGTCAGCGTGTCGTTCGGTGCTGCAGTGCGATCCTCGGGACTCACAGTCCGTAGCCGAGCTGTGCAAGCTCCTGCCTTTCTTTCGGCAGTCCCTTTCCTGCCTTGTTTGTG ggAATTTGCTTCAAGATCCGATTGCTCCGACCAACTCGACTTGCCAGCACTATGTGTGCAAAGGCTGCAAAGGTCAGAAGATGGTGATGAAGCCGTCGTGCAGTTGGTGTaaggactatgagcaatttgAGGAGAACAAGCAGCTCGGCATCCTGGTGGAGTGCTACCGGAAGCTCTGTGAGTACATGGCGGGCTCCCCGTTGCTGTCGCAGATCGCCAGCGAGGGCTCCCCGGAGGTCCTGGCGCTGCTGAAAGAGGGCTTTCCTCCGACCGCCAGTGCAGCCGAAGAGTCGCAGGGCGCCGCCCCAGTGGCCCTTTCACATTCCCCATTGCCTTCGACCTCGGAACACCAGGGTGACCACATTCTGCCGGAACCCCCTGTCCAGCCCCAGGAACCGGTTCCGGACGTGGTGGCCGGGGCGCCCAACGTCAACGGCATGTATGGCTGCAACGGACTGAGCATGGAGGAGCTGACGTCGGTCGCCGCGGCCTCCCCAGGGAGCATGGCCCCGGCGGCTGATGGCAGGGAGCTGAAGCCGGAGGGCTTtccggacgggatgccggtctgCAGGGCAGCCGCCTCGGAAGAGCTCTGCAGCGACGGTATCGATATCTGCAGCTTCGGCGAGGACATCAAGCCCAGCGGGGACTCGCTGCTCCTCACTGTAGAGGAGGTGCTCCGGACCCTGGAGCCCGACACTGCGGTAGAAGACGTCCTGCCGTCCGGTTTAGAGCCGTCGGGCGACCTGAGCAGGCCATTCACGGACACCCGGCAGCCCTCACTCCCGCTGGACCCCGGCCTCTTTGCTTCCCGGCATCCAGCCTTGCCTCCTCCGCCACCTCCCTCTGGGATCTCCTGCTCAGCGGCCACGCCCAAGGCGGCACGGCTCAACCGCAAGCGGTCGCGCTCCGAGAGCGACAGTGAGAAAATCCAGCCCCTGCCCATATCTAGCATCATTCAGGGTCCCCCGCTAGCGGCTGCCGCTCCCGTCTCAGTGAAGCGGGAGCCCAGCAAGGTATTGGCGCAGCCGGTGGCTGCTGTCCCCAACGGGGGGCCGCCCAAGGTCAGCAAGACGCTGCTGGTCTCCAATAAGGGGATCAAGAAAAACCCAGACCATGGGCCCAAGAAGGCCTACACCAAGGTCAAGCAGGGGGTGCCTAAAACCAAGGACAAAACGAAAGACCGCTTGCCTGGTGCCAACCTGATACCTGGCAGCCCCACCAAAGTGGTCTACAAGAAGCCCCAGGAGAAGAAAGGCTGCAAGTGCGGTCGGGCCACGCAAAACCCAAGTGTTCTTACCTGCCGCGGCCAGCGGTGCCCCTGCTACTCGAACCGCAAGGCCTGTCTGGACTGCATCTGCCGCGGCTGCCAGAACTCCTACATGGCCAACGGCGAGAAGAAGCTGGAGGCCTTCGCTGTGCCGGAGAAGGCGCTGGAGCAGACGCGGCTCACGCTGGGCATCAACGTGACCAGCATCGCCGTGCGCAGCGCCGGCACCAGCAGCGGGGTCCTCAACATGGCGGCCGGCTCGCCGGTGCCCTCTTTCCTTGCCGCCAGCCCGCATGAGGACAAAGGTTACGATGAGACTTTGGACATGAGGTTCGACtgctga
- the pccb gene encoding propionyl-CoA carboxylase beta chain, mitochondrial, with amino-acid sequence MAAFTVARSGGRFLRGLFVFKGLGTGRYGPAVSAVRSVTQQQMRSFCVGHLSVQERIEKKRRAALVGGGQKRIDAQHQRGKLTARERIELLLDPDSFVEYDMFVEHRCSDFGMEADHNKYPGDSVVTGQGRINGRLVYVFSQDFTVFGGSLSGAHAQKICKIMDQAMLVGAPVIGLNDSGGARIQEGVESLAGYADIFLRNVTASGVIPQISLIMGPCAGGAVYSPALTDFTFMVKDTSYLFITGPDVVKSVTNEDVTQEELGGAKTHTAVSGVAHRAFENDIDALLNLREFFNFLPLSNQDAAPVTECHDPSDRLVPGLDTVVPLESTKAYDMLDIIHGIVDEREFFEIMPNYAKNIVVGFARMNGRTVGIVGNQPKVASGCLDINSSVKGARFVRFCDAFNIPIITFVDVPGFLPGTAQEYGGIIRHGAKLLFAFAEATVPKITIITRKAYGGAYDVMSSKHLRGDVNYAWPSAEVAVMGAKGAVQIIFRGKENQAEAEAEYVEKFANPFPAAVRGFVDDIIQPSATRKRICRDLEVLASKKQTNPWKKHANIPL; translated from the exons ATGGCGGCTTTCACGGTTGCGAGGAGCGGTGGCAGATTTCTGCGGGGACTATTCGTCTTTAAGGGCCTGGGGACCGGCAGATATGGACCCGCTGTTTCGGCGGTCCGCTCGGTCACGCAGCAGCAGATGCGCTCATTCTGTGTCGGGCATCTTTCTGTGCAAGAACGAATAGAGAAGAAGCGTAGGGCGGCCCTAGTCGGGGGAGGTCAGAAGAGAATAGATGCACAACATCAAAGG GGGAAGCTGACCGCGAGAGAGAGGATCGAACTTTTGCTGGATCCCGATTCCTTCGTGGAGTATGATATGTTTGTGGAGCACCGATGTTCAGATTTTGGGATGGAAGCCGATCACAATAAG TACCCAGGTGACAGTGTTGTGACTGGACAGGGACGGATTAATGGAAGGCTGGTGTACGTCTTCAGCCAG GACTTCACGGTGTTTGGCGGGAGCCTCTCTGGTGCCCACGCTCAGAAGATCTGTAAG ATCATGGACCAGGCCATGTTGGTGGGGGCCCCGGTCATTGGCCTCAATGACTCTGGTGGAGCACGCATCCAAGAAGGGGTGGAGTCACTGGCAGGATATGCGGACATTTTtctg AGGAACGTAACGGCGTCCGGAGTCATTCCCCAGATCTCCCTTATCATGGGTCCTTGCGCAGGAGGGGCTGTCTACTCCCCTGCCTTAACAGATTTCACATTCATGGTGAAG GACACGTCCTACCTCTTCATCACCGGGCCAGATGTGGTAAAATCAGTCACCAATGAGGATGTGACTCAGGAGGAGCTGGGGGGTGCTAAGACTCACACCGCTGTGTCTG GCGTTGCCCATAGAGCCTTTGAGAACGACATTGATGCTTTGCTGAACCTCAGAGAGTTTTTCAACTTCCTCCCTCTTAGTAACCAAGACGCGGCCCCTGTAACAGAATGTCACGATCCAAG TGATAGACTCGTGCCAGGCCTGGACACTGTTGTTCCGTTAGAATCCACCAAGGCCTATGATATGTTGGACATTATTCACGGC ATTGTTGATGAGCGGGAGTTCTTCGAGATTATGCCCAACTACGCCAAGAACATTGTGGTGGGGTTCGCCAGGATGAACGGCCGCACAGTGGGGATTGTGGGAAATCAGCCGAAAGTGGCATCCG GCTGCCTGGACATCAACTCGTCCGTGAAGGGGGCTCGCTTCGTGCGCTTCTGCGATGCCTTCAACATTCCCATCATCACCTTCGTGGACGTACCGGGGTTTCTGCCAG GCACAGCGCAGGAATACGGCGGCATCATCCGGCACGGGGCGAAGCTGTTGTTTGCATTCGCCGAAGCCACTGTTCCAAagatcaccatcatcaccagaaAG GCCTACGGAGGAGCGTATGATGTAATGAGCTCCAAGCACCTCCGTGGAGATGTGAACTACGCGTGGCCTTCTGCCGAGGTAGCAGTGATGGGAGCCAAG GGTGCTGTACAGATCATCTTCAGGGGTAAGGAGAACCAGGCTGAGGCAGAAGCAGAGTATGTGGAGAAGTTTGCAAACCCCTTCCCCGCAGCTGTCAGAG GCTTTGTGGATGACATCATCCAGCCGTCAGCCACCCGTAAGCGGATCTGCCGGGACCTGGAGGTGCTGGCCAGCAAGAAGCAGACCAACCCTTGGAAGAAGCATGCTAACATCCCCCTGTAA